In the genome of Streptomyces fagopyri, the window CCGGGCGCGGGCGCGGCTCGGTTCCGGGGCCGCCGACGGCGCGGGCACCGGACGTTCGGCGACGCTCGTGCCCGAGCCCTGCCGTGCGGTGAGCCAGCCCTCCGCCACCAGGTCGGTGTAGACGTCCGCGACCGTGTTGCGGGCGACGCCCAGGTCGGCGGCGAGGGAGCGGGAGGAGGGCAACCGGGTGCCGGGTGCCAGCCGGCCGCCCCGGACCGCCTCCCGCAGAGCGTCCGTCAGACCCTTGCGGACACCGGTTCCGGTCGGCTCGACGTGGAGGTCGATTCCGAAAGTGGCCCAAGATTCCACCATGGAAATGGACCATACTCCTGGGCTGCCTGGTTCGTAGGGTCGAGACATGACGACGAACGAAGCCTCCCCCGACACCGACGCCGGCACCACCGAGGAGTACGCGCCCGAGCACAGCCCCCGGCTGGCCTGGGCCAAGCTGGCCCCCGACGTCTACAAGGCCATGGTCCGGCTCGACATGGCCGCCCAGCAGGGGCTCGACCCGAAGCTGGGCGAGCTGGTGCGGATCCGCGCCTCCCAGCTCAACCACTGCGCGTTCTGTCTCGACATGCACACCAAGGACGCGCTCGCCGCGGGTGAGAGCGTGGAGCGGATCGTGCAGCTCAGCGCGTGGGACGAGTCCCGGCACTTCTACACCGAGAAGGAGCTCGCGGCGATCGAGCTGACGGAGGCGGTCACCGTACTGACCGACGGCTTCGTGCCGGACGAGGTCTACGCGCGTGCCGCCCGGCACTTCGAGGAGGCCGAGCTGGCGCAGCTGATCGCCTCGATCACGGTGATCAACGCGTGGAACCGGTTCGGGGTGACCTGCCGGCTCGTGCCCGGCCACTACACGCCCGGACAGTACAAGTGACGGCAGCGGCGGCGGCACCGGCGGCGGGCGGGTCCGTCGGCGGGCTCCCCCGCTGAGAGCGGGTGCCGCGGGAGCCCTCGACGTGCCGTCCCGGCGGCTCCCCGCTCACCGAACCGGGTGAGCGGGGAGCCGTCCGGCACCCGTCGGGGCCGGACAGGAGCCGGACGGGCGGCGTACGAGCGACGGACGGGCGGCGACGACACATGGCGAGGCCGCCGCGGGAGTACGTCACCGCGCCGCGACGACCGGGGTCAGGACAGCCACGCCCGCCAGGTCGACGGGTGGCTGTCCACCCACTTCTTGGCCGCCTCCTGCGCCGACATCCTGTCGTTGGCGATCATCAGGGAGACCTCGTTCTGGTCCTCGGTGGTCCACTTGAACTTCTTCAGGAAGGCGGCCGCCCTGCCGCCGTTCTTCGCGAAGTCCGTGTTGAGGTACTTCTGGAGCGGGGTGTGCGGATAGGCGCAGGCGACCTTCGCCGCGTCCGCGTCGCAGCCGTCCTTGTAGGCGGGCAGCCTCACCTCCGTCATCGGAACCTTCTCGAAGAGCCACTGCGGTGAGTACCAGTACGTGAGGAAGGGCTTCCTCTCCTTCGCGAACTGCTTCATCTGGGTGATCTGCGCGGCCTCCGAACCGGCGAACACCACCTGGTAGTTCAGCTTCAGGTTGCCGACCAGCGCCTTGTCGTTGGTGACGTACGACGGGGAGCCGTCCAGCAGCTGGCCCTTGCCGCCGCTCTCCGCGGTGCGCAGTCGGCCGGCGTACTTGTTCAGGTTCTTCCAGTCGGTGACGTCCGGGTGCTGCCGGGCGAAGTACGTGGGCACGTACCAGCCGATGTGCCCGGTGACCCCGAGCCCGCCGCCCGCGACGATCGTCTTCTTGTCCTCGACGTACCGCTTCTCCTGGTCGGGGTGGCCCCAGTCCTCCAGGATGGCGTCGACCCGGCCCTGGCTGAGCGCGTCCCACGCGGGGACCTCGTCGACCTGGACGGTGTCGACGCGATAGCCGAGCTCGTGCTCCAGCAGGTACTGGGCGACCCCCACGTTGGCCTGCGCCCCGACCCAGGACTGCACGGACAGGGTCACCGTCCCGGCGCCCTGGGCGCCGGCGAAGGGCGAGGCCTGCTTGGTCATGTCGGCCGCGCCGCAGCCGGTCAGCAACAGCAGGGCGGACACACCGGCCGTCACCGACATCGTACGAAGTCGCATGTCACGCTCCCTTCTTCGTGGCCCGCCGGGTCGGCTGGGTCACCCGGTCGAGCATCAGGCCGAGGCAGACGATCGCCGCTCCGGCCACCAGTCCGGTCGCCAGGTCGCCCTGCGCGAGGCCGAACACGACGTCGTAGCCGAGCGCGCCGCCGCCGACCAGGCCGCCGATGATGACGACGGCGAGGACCAGCACGACCCCCTGGTTGACGGCGAGGAGCAGGGCCGGGCGGGCCAGCGGGAGCTGGACCTGGCGCAGCTGCTGGGCGCCGGTCGCGCCGAGCGAGCGGGCCGCCTCCAGCGCGGCGGGATCGACGGCGCGCAGGCCCTGGGTGGTGATGCGGACGACGGCGGGCAGGGCGTAGACGACGGCCGCGGCGACGGCGGGCGCCCGGCCGACGCCGAACAGCGCCACCACCGGGATGAGGTACACGAACTGCGGCATCGTCTGGAAGACGTCCAGGACGGGCCGCAGCAGCCGCTCGACGCGCTCGCTGCGCGCCGCCGCCACGCCGGTCGCGAAACCGAGGACGAGGGTCACGGCGACGGCCGCGAGCACCTGCGAGAGCGTGTCCAGGGAGGGCTTCCACACGCCCAGCACCCCGATCGCCGCCATCGCGAGGACCGCGGTGAGGGCGGTGCGCCAGGTGCCGATCAGCCAGGCGAGGGCGGCGACGATCAGCAGGACAGACCACCAGGGCAGCGACTGGAAGCCGTCCCGGAGCGGGTCCAGGACCCAGGTGGTGAAGTGGCCGGCCCAGTCGGCGGTGCCGCCGAGGTGAGGGACCCCGGAGTAGAGGTGGTCGGTCATCCAGCCGACGACGCGGTTCACGGGCTCGGCGATGTGCACGGTCCAGGTGCCTGGCCAGTCGAGCCGGCCGGTGAGGCGTCCGGCGAGCGCCACGGCGACGGCCGCGGCGAGGGCGTACGCCCGGACCAGGGCGGTTCCCCCGGTGCGGGTGCCGAGCCGTTCGCCCGCGGCGCCGGTCACCCGGTCCAGGACGACCGCGAGCAGCACGATCGGGATGCCGGCGGCGAGCGCGGCGCCCACGTCGACGGAGGCGAGGGCCTGGTAGACGCGGTCGCCGAGGCCGCCCGCGCCGATGACGGAGGCGATGACCGCCATCGACAGGGCCATCATGATCGTCTGGTTGAGGCCCAGCAGGAGTTCCTTGCGGGCCAGCGGGAGGCGGGCGGTCAGCAGCCGCTGGCGGGCCGTGGCGCCGAGCGAGGTGACGGCCTCCATGACACCGGTGTCGGCGTCGCGCAGGCCGAGCGCGGTGAGCCGGGCCATGGGCGGCGCCGCGTACACGACGGTGGCCAGGACGGCGGCGGGGACACCGATGCCGAAGACCAGGACGACGGGCAGCAGGTAGGCGAACGCCGGGAGCACCTGCATGGTGTCGAGGACCGGGCGCAGCGCGCGGTAGGTGCGGTCGGAGAGCCCGGCGGCGAGGCCGAGCAGCGCGCCGAGGGCGACGGACGCGAGGACGGCGACCACCATGAGCGCGAGCGTCTGGAGGGTGGGCACCCACATGCCGAGCAGTCCGCAGGCGAGGAAGGCGGCGGTCGTTCCGAGCGCGAGCCGGATCCCGGCGGCCCGCCAGGCGACGAGCCCCGCGGCCACCGTGACGCCGGCCCAGCCCGCGGCGAGCAGCACCAGGTAGACGGCGCGCACGCAGAGGACGACGGCGTTGCTGACGTAGCCGAAGAAGTAGAGGAACAGCGGGTGGCTGTCCCGGTTGTCGATGATCCAGTCGCTGGTTCTGCCGAGCGGCCCGGCGAGGTCGACGGTGAGCGCGTGCGGCCAGGTGCCGCCGGCCCAGCGGGAGTCGAGCACCGGGACGAGGACGGCCGCGGCGACGGCGAGGAGCAGGATCTTGGCCAGGGCACGGTGCCGGGTGGCGCTCCTGAGCAGGGCGGAGACGCCGGTGTGTCCGACGGTCGCGGTGACTGCGGCCATCAGGCCACCTCCTCACCGCGGGCCGTGGCGTCCGTACCGGCCACCACCCCGAGCAGTGCGGCCGAGTCCACGACGCCGAGGCAGCGCCCCTTCTCCATGACGCGTGCGGGGTCGCCGGAGCGGGCCACCGCTTCGATGGCCTGGGAGACGGTCGTCTCCGGTGCCACCGCCGGGCCGCGCGCGGCCTCGTCCGCGGACGCGGCGCGCATCGCGGTACGCACCGTCATGACCTGCTCGCGCGGCACGTCCCGGACGAACTCGCGGACGTAGTCGTCGGCGGGCGAGCCGACGATCTCCTCGGGCGTGCCGAGCTGGACGATGCGGCCGTCGCGCATCAGGGCGATGCGGTCGCCCAGGCGCAGGGCCTCGTTCAGGTCGTGGGTGATGAAGACCATGGTGCGGCCCTCGTCGTGGTGGAGGCGGACGACCTCCTCCTGCATGTCGCGCCGGATGAGCGGGTCGAGCGCGCTGAACGGCTCGTCGAAGAGCAGCACTTCGGGGTCGACGGCGAGGGCCCGCGCGAGCCCGACGCGCTGCTGCTGGCCGCCGGAGAGCTGACCCGGCTTCCGGTGCTCCATGCCTTCGAGGCCGACCTTGGCGACGACCGCGGCGGCCCGCTCGCGGCGCTCCGTCTTGCCGACGCCCTGGATCTCCAGGCCGTAGGCGACGTTGTCGAGGACCGAGCGGTGGGGGAGCAGGCCGAAGTGCTGGAAGACCATCGCGGCGCGGTGGCGGCGCAGTTCGCGCAGCCGGGCCCGGTCCATGGCGCGTACGTCCTCGCCGTCGATGGCGATCGTGCCCGCGGTCGGCTCGATGAGCCGGGTCAGACACCGTACGAGGGTGGACTTGCCCGAGCCGGACAGGCCCATGACGACGAAGACCTCGCCCTTGCGCACGTCGAAGCCGACGTCCCGGACGGCGGCGGTGCAGCCGGTGCGGGAGCGGAGTTCGGCGGGCGTGAGGGCGGCCAGCCCGGGGTCGGCGGGGACCCGCTCGGGCCTGGGTCCGAAGACCTTCCACAGCCCGTCCACGGAGAAGACGGGCCCATCGGAGCCGTGCGCGGTCCCGGCGCCACCGGACTCGCCGACGCCACTGACACTGCCGGCGTTACTGGCACTACCGGCACCACTGGCACTACCGGCACCACTGGCACTACTGGCACCACTGGCACTACTGGCGCTACTGGCGCTACTGGCGCTGGTACTCATCACGCACCGCCTCCGATCAGCTCGGCACATTTCTCGCCGACCATGAGCACCCCGATCATCGGGTTCACGGCGGGCATGGTCGGGAAGACGGACGCGTCGGCGACACGGAGACCGTCGAGTCCGCGCACCCTCAGTTCCGGGTCCACCACCGCGTCGGAGTCCGCGGCCGCCCCCATCCGGCAGGTACCCGCCGGGTGGTACACGGTGTGCGCGACCTGGCGCGCGTACGCGCTCAGCTCCTCGGCGTCCGTGACGTCAGGGCCGGGGCACACCTCACGCTTGAGCCAGCCCGCGAGCGGCTCGGTCGCGGCGATCTCGCGGGCGATGCGGATGCCGTCGACGAGGGTGCGGCCGTCGTAGTCGTCCTCGTCCGTGAAGTAGCGGAAGTCCAGGGCGGGTTTGACCGCGGGGTCGGCGCTGGTCAGGTACAGCCGTCCGCGGCTGCGCGGCTTGGGGATGTTCGGGGTCATCGAGACGCCGTGCGCGGGGCGTTCGTACCCGATCCGCTCCGGGTTGTCCGTGAACGGGACCTGGTAGAAGTGGAACATCAGGTCGGGGCCCGCGTGTCGGGGGTCGCGGCGCACGAAGAGACCCGCGTCGGAGTCCATCGCGGAGTTCTCGGGGATGGGGCCGTCCGTCTCCCACACGATCACCGACTCGGGGTGGTCGAGCAGGTTCTCGCCCACGCCGGGCAGGTCGTGGGCGACGGGTATGCCGAGCGCCCGCAGATCGGCGGCCGGTCCGATGCCGGAGTGCAGCAGCAGCCGCGGCGAGTCCACGGCGCCCGCGCACAGCACGACCTCGCGCCTCGCCCGTACGAGGACCTCCTCGCCGTCCTCGGTGCGGACGTGCACGCCCGTCGCGCGCGTCCCCGCCAGCTCCAGCCGGTGCGCCCAGGTCTCCAGCATCAGCGTCAGGTTGGACCGCTCGTCCATCACCGGGTGCAGATAGGCGACCGACGCGCTGGACCGCTTGTTGTTCTCGGGGTGGTAGGCGAGGTCGAAGAAGCCGGCGCCCTCGGTGAACGGCTGCTTGTTGAAGCCCTCGACGCGGGGCACGCCCAGCGCGGACCGGGCGGCGTCGACGAAGTCGCGGGCGATGGCGTTCCGGTCCTTCTCGTCGACCGGGACGATGTTGTTGAGGAGCCGCGCGAAGTACGCCTCCATCGGCACCGCGCCCCAGCCCTCGGCGCCCGCCGCCTCCCACTCGTCCCAGTCGGAGGGCAGCGGTTTGAACGCGATGAGCGTGTTGTGCGAGGAACAGCCGCCCAGCACCCGGGCACGGCTGTGCCGGATGTGCGAGTTGCCGCGGGGCTGCTCGGTGGTCGGGTAGTCGTAGTCGAGTTCGCCGCCGAGCAGACCCATCCAGCGGCGCAGGGTGAGGACGTCCTCGCGGCCGACGTCACTGGGGCCGCCCTCGATGACGGCGACGGTGACATCGGGGTTCTCGGTGAGCCGGGAGGCGATCACGGAGCCGGCCGTTCCGCCTCCGATGACGACGTAGTCGTACGTGTTCTCGTGCATGTGGTCGTGCTCCAAGGTGCTGTGTGCGGTGGAGGGTCGCGTCACCGGGGTCAGCCCGCGAACCAGCGGACAGGCTTGGGCGCGAGGTTCTGGTAGACGTGCTTCGTCTCGCGGTACTCGGCGAGGCCCGCCGGGCCCAGCTCGCGCCCCACACCGCTCCTGCCGAAGCCGCCCCACTCCGCCTGCGGGAGGTAGGGGTGGAAGTCGTTGATCCAGACGGTGCCGTGCCGCAGCCGTCCGGCGACCCGGCGCGCGCGGCCCGCGTCGGCGGTCCAGACGGCGCCCGCGAGCCCGTACTCGGTGTCGTTGGCGAGCGCGACGGCCTCCTCCTCGGTGCGGAACGTCTCCACGGTCAGGACCGGCCCGAAGACCTCCTCGCGGACCACCTTCATCGCGCGGTGGCACTGGTCGAGGACGGTCGGCTCGTAGAAGTAGCCGGTGGCGGGCCTGCTGCCGGACGGTTCGGGACGCCGGCCGCCGGCCCTCAGCACCGCGCCCTCCGCCAGCGCGGAGGCGACGTACGCCTCGGTCTTCTCGCGCTGCTGCCCGGAGACCAGCGGGCCGCACTCGACACCTTCCTCGGTGCCGCGGCCCAGCCTGATCCGCCCGGCCCGGCGCGCGAGTTCGGCGACGAAGCGTTCGCGCACGGACTCCTCGACGATGAGGCGGGAGCCCGCCGAGCAGACCTGGCCGCTGTGGATGAACGCGGCGTTGAGTGCCTGGTCGACGGCGGTGTCGAAGTCCTCGTCCGTCGCGCAGGCGTCCGCGAAGACGACGTTGGGGTTCTTGCCGCCGAGTTCGAGGGCGACCTTCTTGACCGTGTCGGCGGCGGCCCTGGCCACCTTCGTCCCGCTGACCAGGCCGCCCGTGAACGAGACGAGGTCGACGTCGGGGTGCTCGGCGAGGCGGGCGCCGACCGTGTGTCCGGGCCCCGTGACGAGATTGGCGACCCCGGCCGGCAGACCGGCCTCGACGAGCAGCCGCAGCAGCGCGATCGTCGTCAGCGGAGTGATCTCGCTCGGTTTGACCACGAAGGTGTTCCCGGCGGCCAGGGCCGGAGCGACCTTCCAACTGGCCTGCAGCAGCGGATAGTTCCAGGGCGTGATCAGTGCGCAGACACCCACCGGCTCGTGCACGACGACACTGTGGACGTCCGCGGACCCGGCGTCGACGACCCGGCCGCCGCCCTCCCCCACGACGAGATCGGCGAAGTACCGGAAGGCGTCGGCGACGCAGTCGATGTCGACGCGCCCTTCCTCGACCGTCTTGCCCGCGTCCCGGCTCTCCAGCAGCCCGAGCTCCTCACGGTCGCGGACCAGGAGACCGGCGACGCGGCGCAGCAGCGCGGCCCGCTCGGCGACCGGGGTGTGCGGCCACGGGCCCTCGTCGAAGGCGACGCGCGCGGCCGCCACCGCCACGTCGGTGTCCCTCTCGTCACCCTCCGCGACCACGGCGAACGGCTCGGCATCCGCGGGGTCGAGGATCTCGCGGGTCGCGCGGGATGCGGCCGCGCGCCACTCCCCGCCCACGTGGAGGGTCTGTTCTGCCTGCTGAGCCTGGTGTCCGGCCATGGTCGGTGCTGCCTTCCGTTCCTGATCCGTTCCCCTGTGTCACGTACGTGTCACTCTCGGGGACCGGGAGCACATGCCCCCCGACCTGGAATGCATGCACGATCGGTGACTGGAAGTGCGCCTAGTCACTGAAAAATCGACAGAAATACGATCAGAAGCGACACGACGTGGCACGGGCGGTTCGGGCGGCTGGAGCGGGGGCGGGGAGCACGGGGCGAAGAACGCAGGGTGGGGAGCACGGTGCGCCGAACGGAGGGCGGGGAGCCGGGGGGCGAAGAACGGGGGCGAGGACGGGAAGCCGCGGCCGGGAGTCGGGAACGGGAGTTCGGAACGGGTTCGGGGCCGGGGGCAGGGCTGGGGGTCGAGGTCGGGGCCGGGCGGCCTCTACGTCGGTCGCTGGTGGGCCGGGAAGCGGCCCCGGGTGTTCCCGAAGCCGCTCCGGTGCCGGCCGGTGCGCCGGTTCAGCAGGCGCCGGCCAGGCAGAACGACGTCACCGCCGCCTCCTGGATCTGCCGCTGCGCGGGCCACGCGCCGGAAGGGCCCGAGGTCAGGACGACGTACAGCTCACCGCCGCCGACCGGGACGACCCGGTCCAGGGTGCGCACCTCGACGCCCCACTTCACGCTGGGGTGCGAGTAGTCGAGCTCCGCGGCCTCGCCCCGGGCGTCGGGCACGGTCGTGAGGCTGTTGCGGTGGTAACCCGGCAGCTGTTTCCTGAGATCCTTCTCGGCCGCCGTGAGCGTGCCGCGCGGGGTGGGGTTGTCCTCGCTGACCCGGAAGACCTGGAGATAGCGGGGGCCCCCGCCGGATTCCCGGAAGAAGTAGATCGTGACGCCGTTCTTGCCGCTCTGCCTCTCCGGCTGCCAGCCGTCCGGTACGGCCATGTCGAACTCGCCGTTCGAAGCCCGGTGGTATCCGGCCGGGAGAGTGCTCGCCGAGGGGGACGCGGAGGTGGCGTCCAGGGTCGGTGCGGGGGTGGGGGCGGGTACCGATGCGGGGTCCTCGGCGTCCGGACCGGTGGGCGCGCTGGACACTTTGGTGCGGGCGTCGTCCTTGTGCGTGCCGCCACCGTCCCTGCTCCACACGTACCAGCCGCCGAACCCCGCCGCCCCGCCGACGAGCAGGGCCGCGGTGAGTACCGCGACGACCCGCCGCACCGAGGGCCGCGAGGCGGCACCCGGAGCGGGAAGGGGGCCAGGAACCCAGTAGGCCGGGTGGTGACCGCCCTGGTCCGGGCCGGGGTGGAGGACGGGAGCCGGATACTGGCTCGGCTGACCGGGACCGATGCCGGGACCGGCTCCGCCCGGGGTCCCTGGACCGCCGGCCGAGCCGGTGCCGGAATCGGCGCCGGGACTTCCGGCGGAATCGATCCCGGGACCCCCGGCGGAGCTGGAACCCGGACCGGGCCCCGCACCGGGCCCGTCCTCCGGGCCCGGGACAGGTGCCTGGCCGGGCGCGGGCGCCGGGCCGGGCGGGTGGACCGGCTCGAACTCCGGGCGCGGCGGTGGCGGCGGGGTGTAGCGGCCCTGCGGCGCGCCGCCCGTCACCCAGCTCTGTGTCTCGGCGTTCCAGTGGACCTCGTCCTTGCCGGCCACGGTCAGTTCCCCAGCAGCGCGGCGACGGACTCGGCCACCGCGCCCGCCGAGGCCAGCAGCCCGGTCAGCGCGCCGGCGTCCGTGAGGGCCTGCCGGAGCCGGGTGAGCCGGCTCTGCCCCGCCCGGCCCGATTCCTCGATCTCCGCCTGCGCGACGGCGAGTTCGGTGTCCAGACCGGCCGTCTGGCTGCTGGCGACCAGCCGCCCCAGGTCGGCGCGGAGTTCACGTACCTGCCGCAACAGCTCCTCCTGCGCCGGGTCGCGTCGCGGCGCCGCGGCGCCCGGCTGGTTGACGACGTTGTTCCCGTCGCCGATCGCGAAGGCCCCGCTGACACCACTGATGTTGATGGATCCTCTTCCGGCGGCCTGCTCGTCAGCCATTCCCATCCCCTCCCGCACCGCTCGGCGTACCCGGCGTGTTGGTGACGACGTTGTTGTCGCCGAGGGCGAACGCCCCCTGCGCGTTCTCGATCAGGGTGCTGCCGCCGCTCACGTTGACGATCTTCTGCGCGAACTCGTCGGTCCGGTAGCCCGAGTCCTTCAGAACCTGGCGCACGCCCTGCGCGACCCGGTCCTGGATCGACTTGAGATAACGGTTGACGTCCATGTTCTGGAAGAGCGAGGCACTCTCCCCGGAGCCCAGCTCACGCACCGACCGCGCGGGCCCGTCCGGCATCGCCGCACCGTAGCCCGCGGTGAGGATCCGCCAGGTCAGGGCCGCTGCGCGACCCATCGTCACGGCCGCGAGCGCCACCGAGCGAGGCGTGCGCGCGAGCGCCCACACCGCCTTGCCCAGAGGGCTGTTGTGAAGGTGCTGGTGGGCTATGCGGTCCGCGTTCTCGAAGTCGGCGCGCACCGGCAGCAGGACGTGCGGGGCGATCTCCAGCATCAGCATGCCGCCCTGGGTGTGCACGCGCACGAAGACGGTCGTGACGACCTCCTCCTCCCAGCCGCCGACCCGTGCCCGCAGGAAGTGCCGCCGGGTCTCACCGCCCTCCTCGACCGACTCGGCGCTGTGCACGGCGAACGCGTCCTGGTGGTACGGCGCGAGATCCCTGCGGGGCAGCCCCGCCACCGGCAGGAACACACACTCGTCGATCTCCAGGTTGCGCAGCCGGTCCCGGACCGCTCCGCCGGCCTGCGCCGAGGGCAGCCGCAACCGCGCCAGCAGCTCGTGGATCCGGTCGAGGATCACCCGGTTGTTGATGGGCAGCGGCGGCTCGCGGCGCTCCGGGTCCGGCCGCAGCTCGACGGCGAGACTCCAGGTGTCGTACGCCTGTCCGGCACCGCAGAAGGGGTGCGCCGCGTGGTACATCACCAGGGGTGAGTGCTGCTCGACGCGGACGCGCTGCCGCAGCCGCTGGAAGCGCCGCCCCTCGGCGAGTTCTGCCGGGTCGGCGGCCATGTCACCGAAACGCGCCGGGTGCAGCTCGTGCGTCAGCGCCCGCGCGAACCGGCCGCGCTGGAGGGCGACGCACACCGCCACCAGCAGCAGGACGAGCAGCGCGACCCAGGCGTTGATCGGCTGGATGCGCACGCCGCTCTCGAAGAACGGCGCCACCAGGGCGTCCGGGAGGAAGAGGCTGAAGAAGTCCAGCAGTTCCCGCTGGTCCACCGAGCCGGAGGCCGCGCGCGCCATGGTGACCGCCGCGTAGACCAGGAAGCTCCGGCCCCACCAGCGCACCCACCACGCGGGAGTTCTCCGGTACCATGCCGGCCGCTCCTGCGGGCCCCGGATCCAGACGGCGACGGCCAGCAGCAGAAACGGGAACAGGACGACGGCCAGCAGGTAGTCGGAGAGCGGGAAGCCCACCGCCCACAGGCCCAGGACCGCCGCCGCCCAGCCGAGTTCGAGCCGGCGTGCGCGCAGGGCGTGGGCCAGGACGCGGGCCGCGTCGTAGCCGAGCGAGGGGGCGGCGAGGCGCTCCTCGCGGACGTACAGCTCCTCGATCACCGCGTCGCGGTAGCCGGCGTCCAGATAGGTGCCCGCGCAGAGCAGTCGCGTCGCCTCGCTCGCCCCGGGCGGCACACCCGGCTCGCCGGACGTCGTGGCCCGTGGTGGCCGCGGTTGCTGAGGTAACTGGAATGTCTGCGTCAACGCTGCTCCCCCGAGGCGTGAACTGCCCTGTCCCGCACACGCGTTGGTGTGTCCGGCGTCACAGCATAGGGGTCGTGTGACGTCCCCGCCGCATTTATCGCACAGCTACGGCGCAGGCCCCGCCCGGGAGATCCGGACGGGGCCTGCGTGCGGTGGCGCCGGGTACGGCGGGGTGCGAGGGCTCAGATGAGACCGAGACCGCGGACCGCGTCGCGCTCCTCCTCGAGCTCCTTGACGGAGGCGTCGATACGGGCGCGGGAGAACTCGTTGATGTCCAGGCCCTGGACGATCTCGTACTGCCCGCCCTTGGTGGTGACGGGGAAGGAGGAGATGATCCCCTCCGGGACGCCGTACGAACCGTCCGACGGGATGCCCATGGAGGTCCAGTCGCCGTCCGCGGTGCCGTTGACCCAGGTGTGCACGTGGTCGATGGCGGCGTTGGCGGCGGAGGCCGCGGAGGAGGCGCCACGGGCCTCGATGATCGCGGCGCCGCGCTTGGCGACGGTCGGGATGAAGTCCTCGGCGAGCCACTTCTCGTCGCCCACGACCTCGGCGGCGTTCTTGCCGGCGACCGTGGCGTGGAAGATGTCCGGGTACTGCGTGGCGGAGTGGTTGCCCCAGATGGTGAGGCGCTTGATGTCCGCGACCGTCGAACCGGTCCTCTTCGCGAGCTGGGTGA includes:
- a CDS encoding carboxymuconolactone decarboxylase family protein, giving the protein MTTNEASPDTDAGTTEEYAPEHSPRLAWAKLAPDVYKAMVRLDMAAQQGLDPKLGELVRIRASQLNHCAFCLDMHTKDALAAGESVERIVQLSAWDESRHFYTEKELAAIELTEAVTVLTDGFVPDEVYARAARHFEEAELAQLIASITVINAWNRFGVTCRLVPGHYTPGQYK
- a CDS encoding ABC transporter substrate-binding protein: MRLRTMSVTAGVSALLLLTGCGAADMTKQASPFAGAQGAGTVTLSVQSWVGAQANVGVAQYLLEHELGYRVDTVQVDEVPAWDALSQGRVDAILEDWGHPDQEKRYVEDKKTIVAGGGLGVTGHIGWYVPTYFARQHPDVTDWKNLNKYAGRLRTAESGGKGQLLDGSPSYVTNDKALVGNLKLNYQVVFAGSEAAQITQMKQFAKERKPFLTYWYSPQWLFEKVPMTEVRLPAYKDGCDADAAKVACAYPHTPLQKYLNTDFAKNGGRAAAFLKKFKWTTEDQNEVSLMIANDRMSAQEAAKKWVDSHPSTWRAWLS
- a CDS encoding ABC transporter permease, with protein sequence MAAVTATVGHTGVSALLRSATRHRALAKILLLAVAAAVLVPVLDSRWAGGTWPHALTVDLAGPLGRTSDWIIDNRDSHPLFLYFFGYVSNAVVLCVRAVYLVLLAAGWAGVTVAAGLVAWRAAGIRLALGTTAAFLACGLLGMWVPTLQTLALMVVAVLASVALGALLGLAAGLSDRTYRALRPVLDTMQVLPAFAYLLPVVLVFGIGVPAAVLATVVYAAPPMARLTALGLRDADTGVMEAVTSLGATARQRLLTARLPLARKELLLGLNQTIMMALSMAVIASVIGAGGLGDRVYQALASVDVGAALAAGIPIVLLAVVLDRVTGAAGERLGTRTGGTALVRAYALAAAVAVALAGRLTGRLDWPGTWTVHIAEPVNRVVGWMTDHLYSGVPHLGGTADWAGHFTTWVLDPLRDGFQSLPWWSVLLIVAALAWLIGTWRTALTAVLAMAAIGVLGVWKPSLDTLSQVLAAVAVTLVLGFATGVAAARSERVERLLRPVLDVFQTMPQFVYLIPVVALFGVGRAPAVAAAVVYALPAVVRITTQGLRAVDPAALEAARSLGATGAQQLRQVQLPLARPALLLAVNQGVVLVLAVVIIGGLVGGGALGYDVVFGLAQGDLATGLVAGAAIVCLGLMLDRVTQPTRRATKKGA
- a CDS encoding quaternary amine ABC transporter ATP-binding protein, with the translated sequence MSTSASSASSASSASGASSASGAGSASGAGSASNAGSVSGVGESGGAGTAHGSDGPVFSVDGLWKVFGPRPERVPADPGLAALTPAELRSRTGCTAAVRDVGFDVRKGEVFVVMGLSGSGKSTLVRCLTRLIEPTAGTIAIDGEDVRAMDRARLRELRRHRAAMVFQHFGLLPHRSVLDNVAYGLEIQGVGKTERRERAAAVVAKVGLEGMEHRKPGQLSGGQQQRVGLARALAVDPEVLLFDEPFSALDPLIRRDMQEEVVRLHHDEGRTMVFITHDLNEALRLGDRIALMRDGRIVQLGTPEEIVGSPADDYVREFVRDVPREQVMTVRTAMRAASADEAARGPAVAPETTVSQAIEAVARSGDPARVMEKGRCLGVVDSAALLGVVAGTDATARGEEVA
- a CDS encoding GMC family oxidoreductase, which gives rise to MHENTYDYVVIGGGTAGSVIASRLTENPDVTVAVIEGGPSDVGREDVLTLRRWMGLLGGELDYDYPTTEQPRGNSHIRHSRARVLGGCSSHNTLIAFKPLPSDWDEWEAAGAEGWGAVPMEAYFARLLNNIVPVDEKDRNAIARDFVDAARSALGVPRVEGFNKQPFTEGAGFFDLAYHPENNKRSSASVAYLHPVMDERSNLTLMLETWAHRLELAGTRATGVHVRTEDGEEVLVRARREVVLCAGAVDSPRLLLHSGIGPAADLRALGIPVAHDLPGVGENLLDHPESVIVWETDGPIPENSAMDSDAGLFVRRDPRHAGPDLMFHFYQVPFTDNPERIGYERPAHGVSMTPNIPKPRSRGRLYLTSADPAVKPALDFRYFTDEDDYDGRTLVDGIRIAREIAATEPLAGWLKREVCPGPDVTDAEELSAYARQVAHTVYHPAGTCRMGAAADSDAVVDPELRVRGLDGLRVADASVFPTMPAVNPMIGVLMVGEKCAELIGGGA
- a CDS encoding aldehyde dehydrogenase family protein; the encoded protein is MAGHQAQQAEQTLHVGGEWRAAASRATREILDPADAEPFAVVAEGDERDTDVAVAAARVAFDEGPWPHTPVAERAALLRRVAGLLVRDREELGLLESRDAGKTVEEGRVDIDCVADAFRYFADLVVGEGGGRVVDAGSADVHSVVVHEPVGVCALITPWNYPLLQASWKVAPALAAGNTFVVKPSEITPLTTIALLRLLVEAGLPAGVANLVTGPGHTVGARLAEHPDVDLVSFTGGLVSGTKVARAAADTVKKVALELGGKNPNVVFADACATDEDFDTAVDQALNAAFIHSGQVCSAGSRLIVEESVRERFVAELARRAGRIRLGRGTEEGVECGPLVSGQQREKTEAYVASALAEGAVLRAGGRRPEPSGSRPATGYFYEPTVLDQCHRAMKVVREEVFGPVLTVETFRTEEEAVALANDTEYGLAGAVWTADAGRARRVAGRLRHGTVWINDFHPYLPQAEWGGFGRSGVGRELGPAGLAEYRETKHVYQNLAPKPVRWFAG
- a CDS encoding malate dehydrogenase; protein product: MTRTPVNVTVTGAAGQIGYALLFRIASGQLLGADVPVKLRLLEITPALKAAEGTAMELDDCAFPLLAGIDISDSPDVAFDGANVALLVGARPRTKGMERGDLLSANGGIFKPQGKAINDHAADDIKVLVVGNPANTNALIAQAAAPDVPAERFTAMTRLDHNRALTQLAKRTGSTVADIKRLTIWGNHSATQYPDIFHATVAGKNAAEVVGDEKWLAEDFIPTVAKRGAAIIEARGASSAASAANAAIDHVHTWVNGTADGDWTSMGIPSDGSYGVPEGIISSFPVTTKGGQYEIVQGLDINEFSRARIDASVKELEEERDAVRGLGLI